The nucleotide sequence TGTTCTTTATCTTCCGATACTTACTCACTTTCAGGGGATGGGGGTTGGCTATGAGTCCCAGAGTCACTCGGTTGTATACCTCAGTCAACACCCTTTTAACGTGGTCATTTTTGTACCACCATTACAATCCTAGCAAGAACTATTATGTGATAGTTGATTTGGTACAGATTTTTATCAGGCTGGTGTTTATATCACTTTTCCAGTTTAGTGGAACTGCCCAGGTAGCTTGCCTAATAGCTCTAGAGACTCTGAGCTTGGTGATTTTAttttttgttcaaccaTTCTACCTTCACATGACTTGGACTTCCACCAGATGGATGATTCCTGCTGCTAGATTGTTGGTGACAATTTTATGTGTTCCATATCTCCAGCAATTGGGATACTCGGAGAATACTCGAACATATGTGGCATATACTCAGCTAATCATCCATGCCGTAATTGCCCTAGCATTTGTCGGACAGTTGGTATACTGTTTTTCTACCACCATCTACTCAATTTTCCAACACAGAAAATTGGATAACAATAATGAAGCATTTCAAAGAGTAAAGAGGGATGGCAGTGCGGATGAGTtcaatcaacaatttgacTATCAACCAGTGCATAACCTCAGTAGAgccattgaaaatgactCCAAAATGTTGGAGGACGACGATCATTCGACAGAGTCTGGGGATATCATTCACAACCCTGAGTTCTACTATCGATCAACTCCCTCCAGTTTGTTAAAAAATCACTCCACAAGTTTCAAACATCCTATCACTAAGCTGATGTCAGATGTGGAGTCCTTCgagcaacagcaacagtTTTCAATCCTGAGAAGACTGAAAGTCGACTACACTACGAGAGAAGCAGATAGGATATACCAAAAGTTTTTCGTCGACGACGATATTGATCAGGACGTCAAAGAGCTTTGGGAGTCCAGAAAACAGAGAGAGTCAATAGCAATCCCATCAGATGTTCCTATTACTGGAATGGCATCTCCTAAGCGACAAACACTAGAAATGACCCAAACTAAGCTCTCTTCGATATTCAAAAAGAAAGAACCCGTtaaaggatttgaagtaTCCAGACCAAGACCTTTAATAGTAAAGAGACCAGAAACCAGACAACGAAAGGCTTCTACTCTTTCGACTGACTCAAGAGTCGATACTTTAAATTCAACGTATTTTGattgttcttcaaggatACCTGACAATGCTTGACCCTTACCTTAAAACGCTCGTTATGAAACATATTTAGTTCTTCTACCAACATTTTCTAATATTGGTATGTACATTAATAAAATAGTTTTGCTTTAAAATTCAACATTCCTAACGCATTATGTTCTTATCTTAAGGGTTATCTCTTATTTCTCTTTGGAGAATTTGGGATTGGCAAATCAAATTTTCTCTTGACAATGTTTCTGATAAGTTTATCGTCATCTATAAATTGGTATTTTATATCGTCTATCGTGAAGGTCTTTTCAACGTCGAGACAGTTCCTCAACGAAGTATATTCAGACTTCAACACAACATTGGCCATATTCTGTctggtgaacttgaaagagCCAGGAAAGTCCTCGGAAGCAATTGCAGGATATTCGCTCATTCGGTTGCCGAGGATGGCTTTGTagttggccaaaaacaacttggtgagcTTTCTGGATTCTATCAACAGAATACACTTTCTGTGGATCCTACGTACGAGTTGGAACTTAGAATCCACCGTCAACGTTTCCATAGAATTTAACGAGTGAATAGAGCCGATGATAGTTAAGCATTGGAGTAGAATGGTTAATTCAATAATGACTTCACTGGAAGCAAAACAGTCATACGAATCTAGCACAAATtccaccacttcttcttcgctACTCTCTTCCTGGATAATTCGGTAGAATAAATCCATGATTTCGTCAAAAAATTCATGCATAATAGGATTGGAGCATTGGCTGAAATGATCTCTGATAGACGCTAGGGTGATTTCGCCAAAATCATGTTTCGAACCTTGCCTTTCTACATATCCGTACCGTCTCAAGATCTCACTATTAGGATGGTCCGAATACGTATTGTACACTTGCTCCCCCTTTTTAATGAGCTTAATGGCTCGAATCACAAGTTTATCTTGTAAATACTCCAACGAAGCATTGTGGAGAGTTGTGTCAGCATTCAAAGTATCCGCTATTGGAATCATAGACTTTAAAAACGAGTCATTTCTCCAGCTGTCGGGGTATTCTTCGTCCGACAGAGATACCGGGCTGTTCTTATAGGAGGGTTCATTGCCCACCTCTTCGTTTCcctcatcttcgtcttcgtcttcttcatcgttCACAACACCATCTCTGTTCAACctttcaagatcaaacGAGTACGACATGATCAAGGAAGCTATCTTATGATATTCCCACAAGGTGGTGTCGTTCAACTCGACGAGTTTCAATTGTTTGATCACTCTGGGGAAGAGCTTGTTGTACATGCCATCGGCTATATCTTTACCAATTCTTTGTATGATGAGAGACGGCTTGAGATActccaactcatcatcGGACCAGAAcatcaactggttgaagGTGTAGTTTTCTTCGTCGAGAATTGGCAACACGCCAAAGTAAGGTGTCCACCGACTGTGCTCCTTTTTGACCTTAAGTTCGTACAAAAGAATAATGATCAATGCTTCCCACTGATTCAACAGCTCCAAGCCTTCTCTGACACCTGGGCGCTCCTTTACCAAGCTACATGTCTCtaagttcaacaccaccgacCGTGGGATCTCAAAAATGGTATCATGCTCTTCGATGTCTTGCGCAGCAATTATACCTCTTCCTTCGTTCTTGTGTCTCAAGTCTTTAATGCGACAGTCTTTACAGAAGTGGACGCCATTCTGCTTCAACCACTTAACGTAATTGATTGTGGATGCTCCGAACTCTACCATGAGGGTTCACAAGGCTTGGATACTAGGATAGTTGCTGAAGATGCAGATGAACAGAAAAAGTGCGAAGACCTGCGGGTGTTGAGGATGTGGCTAGTGGGCTGGAATGGGCTGACACCATTACACTCGCTTAACGTATATACAACTGGAGAACCGAGGCAGAGACCCAGTCTGTTCGAGTGAAGGGCTGTTCTTGAACCCGTCGTCGCTAGTGGCAACCGCAAGCACCGACTGGCTGCAATTGAGATCCAACTTGACGATgctttccaccaactcgtcgGTCTTGAACTTGGGGAATTGCTTGACCCTGCGTCGCGTTTCCCAGTTCCATAAGTTTAAGCACCCATCGGAGCCTGAGGTGTAGAGGTGGTTGGATTTGCGATTGAAGAGAATCGAGTTCACCGGGTACACCACGTCTGTTTGTGTGAGTTTATCAAGGAGTCTATGACATTTGAAAGCGTACTTTTTGTCCT is from Yamadazyma tenuis chromosome 6, complete sequence and encodes:
- the RMS1 gene encoding Ribosomal lysine N-methyltransferase 4 (EggNog:ENOG503NWQB; COG:S; BUSCO:EOG09261WJ8); the protein is MVEFGASTINYVKWLKQNGVHFCKDCRIKDLRHKNEGRGIIAAQDIEEHDTIFEIPRSVVLNLETCSLVKERPGVREGLESLNQWEALIIILLYELKVKKEHSRWTPYFGVLPILDEENYTFNQLMFWSDDELEYLKPSLIIQRIGKDIADGMYNKLFPRVIKQLKLVELNDTTLWEYHKIASLIMSYSFDLERLNRDGVVNDEEDEDEDEGNEEVGNEPSYKNSPVSSSDEEYPDSWRNDSFLKSMIPIADTLNADTTLHNASLEYLQDKLVIRAIKLIKKGEQVYNTYSDHPNSEILRRYGYVERQGSKHDFGEITLASIRDHFSQCSNPIMHEFFDEIMDLFYRIIQEESSEEEVVEFVLDSYDCFASSEVIIELTILLQCLTIIGSIHSLNSMETLTVDSKFQLVRRIHRKCISLIESRKLTKLFLANYKAILGNRMSEYPAIASEDFPGSFKFTRQNMANVVLKSEYTSLRNCLDVEKTFTIDDIKYQFIDDDKLIRNIVKRKFDLPIPNSPKRNKR